One window of the Canis aureus isolate CA01 chromosome 1, VMU_Caureus_v.1.0, whole genome shotgun sequence genome contains the following:
- the RBFA gene encoding putative ribosome-binding factor A, mitochondrial isoform X1, with translation MWAVRARPWGLRGGLLAPPWGPRAALLPGGARGLHGSPVPCGKNLLKKFASKTKKKFWYEGPSLGSHLMYKPSRLDFLTKTTAKKPRRDDHVRLRALNGLLYKALMDLLCTPEVSQEICDLDVQLSKVSLTADFSACRVYWKTTVSAKQSAHTEAVLRGSAAHMRHLLMAQQILRNVPPIVFIQDRGSLALAEVDRLLASADFGAPDKKEDSVQDDVRSPRALDTPTQQGTLASTTCSSLCGIDHEALNKQIMEYKKQRGQGCRTVSPEVSQLTAGLASQTRAGKVVAVPCADGDLSPRNHLSGAGSTKPHPDLGGAWGVDSSSEEQSRGAVRGQGRKGGGDQVAGRG, from the exons ATGTGGGCCGTAAGGGCGCGTCCGTGGGGCCTTCGCGGCGGGCTCCTGGCGCCGCCCTGGGGTCCGCGCGCGGCTCTCCTCCCGGGGGGTGCCCGAGGCCTGCATGGCTCTCCGGTCCCCTGCGGCAAGAACCTGCTCAAGAAATTTGCCTCGAAAACTAA AAAGAAGTTTTGGTATGAAGGCCCTTCGTTGGGTTCTCACTTG ATGTACAAGCCGTCCCGGTTGGACTTCCTAACGAAGACCACTGCAAAGAAACCCAGGAGGGACGACCATGTGCGCCTGCGGGCACTGAACGGCCTCCTCTACAAAGCACTGATGGACCTGCTGTGCACCCCTGAAGTGAGCCAGGAGATCTGCGACCTGGACGTGCAGCTCTCCAAG GTCTCTCTGACTGCAGACTTCTCAGCCTGCCGTGTGTACTGGAAGACCACAGTCTCCGCCAAGCAGAGCGCACACACAGAGGCCGTCCTGCGGGGGAGTGCTGCCCACATGAG GCACCTTCTGATGGCCCAACAGATCCTAAGGAACGTGCCGCCAATAGTGTTCATTCAGGACAGAGGCAGTTTGGCTCTGGCGGAG GTTGACCGGTTACTGGCCAGTGCTGATTTTGGAGCCCCGGACAAGAAAGAAGACTCTGTGCAAGACGATGTCAG gagtcccagggccctggacaCTCCTACACAGCAAGGCACTCTGGCCTCCACTACGTGCTCAAGTCTGTGCGGCATTGATCACGAGGCGCTCAACAAACAAATCATGGAGTACAAGAAGCAGAGAGGGCAAGGCTGTAGGACCGTGAGCCCTGAGGTGTCGCAGCTGACAGCTGGTCTGGCATCACAGACGAGAGCAGGAAAGGTGGTGGCTGTGCCCTGTGCAGACGGTGACCTCTCCCCCAGGAACCACCTGTCGGGGGCGGGGAGCACTAAGCCCCACCCTGACCTCGGTGGGGCTTGGGGTGTGGACAGCAGCTCCGAGGAACAGAGCAGGGGGGCAGTGAGGGGCCAAGGCAGGAAGGGTGGAGGTGACCAAGTGGCGGGGAGGGGGTGA
- the RBFA gene encoding putative ribosome-binding factor A, mitochondrial isoform X2 → MALRSPAARTCSRNLPRKLSNAHLGWAGRCARGPGWVRAPGGRRKKFWYEGPSLGSHLMYKPSRLDFLTKTTAKKPRRDDHVRLRALNGLLYKALMDLLCTPEVSQEICDLDVQLSKVSLTADFSACRVYWKTTVSAKQSAHTEAVLRGSAAHMRHLLMAQQILRNVPPIVFIQDRGSLALAEVDRLLASADFGAPDKKEDSVQDDVRSPRALDTPTQQGTLASTTCSSLCGIDHEALNKQIMEYKKQRGQGCRTVSPEVSQLTAGLASQTRAGKVVAVPCADGDLSPRNHLSGAGSTKPHPDLGGAWGVDSSSEEQSRGAVRGQGRKGGGDQVAGRG, encoded by the exons ATGGCTCTCCGGTCCCCTGCGGCAAGAACCTGCTCAAGAAATTTGCCTCGAAAACTAAGTAATGCGCACCTGGGCTGGGCGGGGCGCTGCGCGCGGGGTCCGGGCTGGGTCCGCGCGCCCGGCGGGCGCAG AAAGAAGTTTTGGTATGAAGGCCCTTCGTTGGGTTCTCACTTG ATGTACAAGCCGTCCCGGTTGGACTTCCTAACGAAGACCACTGCAAAGAAACCCAGGAGGGACGACCATGTGCGCCTGCGGGCACTGAACGGCCTCCTCTACAAAGCACTGATGGACCTGCTGTGCACCCCTGAAGTGAGCCAGGAGATCTGCGACCTGGACGTGCAGCTCTCCAAG GTCTCTCTGACTGCAGACTTCTCAGCCTGCCGTGTGTACTGGAAGACCACAGTCTCCGCCAAGCAGAGCGCACACACAGAGGCCGTCCTGCGGGGGAGTGCTGCCCACATGAG GCACCTTCTGATGGCCCAACAGATCCTAAGGAACGTGCCGCCAATAGTGTTCATTCAGGACAGAGGCAGTTTGGCTCTGGCGGAG GTTGACCGGTTACTGGCCAGTGCTGATTTTGGAGCCCCGGACAAGAAAGAAGACTCTGTGCAAGACGATGTCAG gagtcccagggccctggacaCTCCTACACAGCAAGGCACTCTGGCCTCCACTACGTGCTCAAGTCTGTGCGGCATTGATCACGAGGCGCTCAACAAACAAATCATGGAGTACAAGAAGCAGAGAGGGCAAGGCTGTAGGACCGTGAGCCCTGAGGTGTCGCAGCTGACAGCTGGTCTGGCATCACAGACGAGAGCAGGAAAGGTGGTGGCTGTGCCCTGTGCAGACGGTGACCTCTCCCCCAGGAACCACCTGTCGGGGGCGGGGAGCACTAAGCCCCACCCTGACCTCGGTGGGGCTTGGGGTGTGGACAGCAGCTCCGAGGAACAGAGCAGGGGGGCAGTGAGGGGCCAAGGCAGGAAGGGTGGAGGTGACCAAGTGGCGGGGAGGGGGTGA
- the RBFA gene encoding putative ribosome-binding factor A, mitochondrial isoform X3: protein MYKPSRLDFLTKTTAKKPRRDDHVRLRALNGLLYKALMDLLCTPEVSQEICDLDVQLSKVSLTADFSACRVYWKTTVSAKQSAHTEAVLRGSAAHMRHLLMAQQILRNVPPIVFIQDRGSLALAEVDRLLASADFGAPDKKEDSVQDDVRSPRALDTPTQQGTLASTTCSSLCGIDHEALNKQIMEYKKQRGQGCRTVSPEVSQLTAGLASQTRAGKVVAVPCADGDLSPRNHLSGAGSTKPHPDLGGAWGVDSSSEEQSRGAVRGQGRKGGGDQVAGRG from the exons ATGTACAAGCCGTCCCGGTTGGACTTCCTAACGAAGACCACTGCAAAGAAACCCAGGAGGGACGACCATGTGCGCCTGCGGGCACTGAACGGCCTCCTCTACAAAGCACTGATGGACCTGCTGTGCACCCCTGAAGTGAGCCAGGAGATCTGCGACCTGGACGTGCAGCTCTCCAAG GTCTCTCTGACTGCAGACTTCTCAGCCTGCCGTGTGTACTGGAAGACCACAGTCTCCGCCAAGCAGAGCGCACACACAGAGGCCGTCCTGCGGGGGAGTGCTGCCCACATGAG GCACCTTCTGATGGCCCAACAGATCCTAAGGAACGTGCCGCCAATAGTGTTCATTCAGGACAGAGGCAGTTTGGCTCTGGCGGAG GTTGACCGGTTACTGGCCAGTGCTGATTTTGGAGCCCCGGACAAGAAAGAAGACTCTGTGCAAGACGATGTCAG gagtcccagggccctggacaCTCCTACACAGCAAGGCACTCTGGCCTCCACTACGTGCTCAAGTCTGTGCGGCATTGATCACGAGGCGCTCAACAAACAAATCATGGAGTACAAGAAGCAGAGAGGGCAAGGCTGTAGGACCGTGAGCCCTGAGGTGTCGCAGCTGACAGCTGGTCTGGCATCACAGACGAGAGCAGGAAAGGTGGTGGCTGTGCCCTGTGCAGACGGTGACCTCTCCCCCAGGAACCACCTGTCGGGGGCGGGGAGCACTAAGCCCCACCCTGACCTCGGTGGGGCTTGGGGTGTGGACAGCAGCTCCGAGGAACAGAGCAGGGGGGCAGTGAGGGGCCAAGGCAGGAAGGGTGGAGGTGACCAAGTGGCGGGGAGGGGGTGA